The following are from one region of the Vitis riparia cultivar Riparia Gloire de Montpellier isolate 1030 chromosome 9, EGFV_Vit.rip_1.0, whole genome shotgun sequence genome:
- the LOC117921977 gene encoding uncharacterized protein LOC117921977 isoform X2: protein MANVYSGLVVEILEDMINEYDNFCNNFGMLVPNEKETSTDLRVLGSKLDAGKQPLGHSEVQAWSKYHKGMVVFQAGEVEQLNKRLQILEEDAAVIKQSFFSSVEERKKLIREIHQLFQIIHHFLCLQSQGTGEKTHAGALIINPHKDGRMGTGLSQVLIQDSNPALVTRGLRANMLAFQGTAESEEAFIPR from the exons ATGGCTAATGTTTACTCTGGGCTAGTGGTTGAAATTTTGGAGGATATGataaatgaatatgataatttttgCAATAATTTTGGGATGTTGGTTCCAAATGAGAAAGAAACCTCAACAGATTTAAGGGTCCTTGGTTCAAAGCTGGATGCTGGAAAGCAACCCCTGGGTCATTCAGAAGTACAGGCATGGAGTAAATACCACAAGGGCATGGTAGTGTTTCAAGCTGGTGAAGTTGAACAGCTCAACAAGAGATTGCAGATTCTCGAAGAAGACGCTGCAGTCATAAAGCAATCCTTCTTTAGCAGtgtagaagaaagaaaaaaattgatcagGGAGATACATCAGCTGTTTCAGATCATACACCATTTCCTTTGCCTTCAAAGTCAGGGAACAGGTGAGAAAACCCATGCTGGAGCTCTGATAATCAACCCTCACAAG GATGGAAGAATGGGGACTGGTCTATCACAAGTTCTAATCCAAGATTCAAATCCAGCTCTTGTGACCAGAGGCCTTAGAGCTAATATGCTAGCATTCCAGGGAACTGCAGAAAGTGAGGAAGCATTCATTCCCAGATAG
- the LOC117921977 gene encoding uncharacterized protein LOC117921977 isoform X1: MLQACKEIVCGKKIEIPLSLDLLAQETSFQENKTSHMANVYSGLVVEILEDMINEYDNFCNNFGMLVPNEKETSTDLRVLGSKLDAGKQPLGHSEVQAWSKYHKGMVVFQAGEVEQLNKRLQILEEDAAVIKQSFFSSVEERKKLIREIHQLFQIIHHFLCLQSQGTGEKTHAGALIINPHKDGRMGTGLSQVLIQDSNPALVTRGLRANMLAFQGTAESEEAFIPR, from the exons ATGTTGCAGGCCTGCAAAGAAATTGTAtgtggaaagaaaatagaaattccCTTAAGTTTAGACTTACTTGCCCAAGAAACAAgctttcaagaaaataaaaccaGCCATATGGCTAATGTTTACTCTGGGCTAGTGGTTGAAATTTTGGAGGATATGataaatgaatatgataatttttgCAATAATTTTGGGATGTTGGTTCCAAATGAGAAAGAAACCTCAACAGATTTAAGGGTCCTTGGTTCAAAGCTGGATGCTGGAAAGCAACCCCTGGGTCATTCAGAAGTACAGGCATGGAGTAAATACCACAAGGGCATGGTAGTGTTTCAAGCTGGTGAAGTTGAACAGCTCAACAAGAGATTGCAGATTCTCGAAGAAGACGCTGCAGTCATAAAGCAATCCTTCTTTAGCAGtgtagaagaaagaaaaaaattgatcagGGAGATACATCAGCTGTTTCAGATCATACACCATTTCCTTTGCCTTCAAAGTCAGGGAACAGGTGAGAAAACCCATGCTGGAGCTCTGATAATCAACCCTCACAAG GATGGAAGAATGGGGACTGGTCTATCACAAGTTCTAATCCAAGATTCAAATCCAGCTCTTGTGACCAGAGGCCTTAGAGCTAATATGCTAGCATTCCAGGGAACTGCAGAAAGTGAGGAAGCATTCATTCCCAGATAG